In a single window of the Methanobacterium formicicum DSM 3637 genome:
- a CDS encoding energy-coupling factor ABC transporter substrate-binding protein has protein sequence MNSKYYILILALVALIAIIPLAMYNGMGEDQGYFGGADDAASTVIEETGYQPWFSSIWEPPSGEIESLLFALQAAIGAIIIGYILGYYNGQAKERKRIRKESEAKSGFNGSEKTEPEN, from the coding sequence ATGAATAGTAAATACTACATCCTCATCCTGGCCCTGGTGGCTTTAATCGCCATCATACCCCTGGCCATGTACAATGGAATGGGTGAAGATCAGGGTTACTTCGGCGGAGCCGATGATGCAGCAAGTACAGTAATTGAAGAAACCGGATACCAGCCCTGGTTCAGTTCCATCTGGGAACCACCCAGCGGTGAAATCGAAAGTCTTTTATTTGCACTTCAGGCAGCTATAGGGGCCATTATAATAGGTTACATCCTGGGATACTATAATGGACAGGCAAAGGAACGTAAGAGGATTCGAAAAGAAAGTGAAGCCAAATCAGGTTTTAATGGATCAGAAAAAACAGAACCTGAAAACTAA